caagcctctatctctaaaaaataaaaaggagacacTGAGGAAGTGTGATCCAGAGTGATTGGATAAGGGAGGAGATAGGATGGCCGCCAGGTTGGATAACCCTGTCAGATAACCAGATGGGAAGGAAAATGAGTGCACGGTGTGTTTGCAGGTGGAAGTATTGGGGGTACCTGGACCTCTGGATCTGGGGCCGAGAGAGTAGCCTGGGCTGCAAAGAGACACAGGAATTATCAGTGGTAGGATGAGGTTGAAACTTGTGGTTTAGTGGCaattattttgggggaaaaaaaaaaaagccagagagatatggaaaggaaaggaaaacgaGAAGCCCACAGAGACTCAGATGGACCAACCAGAGAAGTGGAGGAAGATAACAAAGGAGTGAGAAACCAGGAGAGACGAGGGCTTCAGGAGAAAGGCAATGGCCCCCAGAGTCAGAGATGGTCACATGAGGGAAGACAGAGAAATAGATGTTGGCTCTGACAGCTGGGGTCATGTGACCTGAGAACAGCTGTTTCAGAGATGAGGAGATTCAGCAGCCAGGTGCCATGGACTAAAAAGCCAACAGGGATATGAGAAAATGGAGATTGCAGCCCCTTCTGGAGATCACTCAGGTGCGGCACCCGCCCCTTCACCCTGCCTGACCCCCTACCCTTGGCTAAGTGGCTTTGAACACAAAAGCTTTCTTCATCTTCCATGTCCAGCCTTAGATATGTTCTGTAGGCCCAGTGTTCTTTTCCCAGACCAAGGCAACTGACCGTCAGCATCTGTCCCTCTGCAGGGCCCCCGGAATTGTTTGATGCCTGGCTTTCCCAGTTCTGCTTGGAGGAGAAGAAGGGGGAGATCTCAGAGCTACTTGTAGGCAGTCCCTCCATCCGGGCCCTCTACACCAAGATGGTGAGGGCCCAGCCTGCAGGGCCTCAGCCAGCTCCAGGCTTGAGGTGTCGGGAGGTGGGAGGGACATGTTCAGAGTCACTGTGGAGTCATCTGGCCCAGAGAGCACTGGGAGGCTCCATAGAGCCAAACCAGCCATGTCCTGAGCCAAGACCCCACATGGGAGAAGCTGGTTTGCCAGGCTTCTGGCAATCAGAGAATGGTGAGAAATGGAAGGGCCAGCAAAGCCTGAAGGgagttcttttctccctccttggcCAACCCGGATTAGGAAGGTGGGTCTGGCTGAAACTTTGGTGGGGGTGGAAGTGCTCTGACTCTCACTGCTAAGCCACTTACTGGGTCTGAAATCCAGACTGGCTGGGAATAGACTAATAAGGCTGGGGACACAGACCCCACACAAATACTCCCAAAGTCTCACCTCCATTTTCCCCTCCCTCCAGGTTCCAGCAGCTGTTTCCCATTCAGAATTCTGGCATCGGTATTTCTATAAAGTCCATCAGTTAGAGCAGGTATGCTGGTCTAGCATGGGGAGGTCCCCACTCAACCCTGGGGGAAGCAGGCTGGATTTATTGAGAGAAGAAAGGGATACAGGGTGCCAAGAGTTGTGGGATCAGGACCAGGGTCTAGGAAGAGGGTGCCCTGACTGCCTGTGGCCATCTGCTCCCCCACATTCAGGAGCAGGCCCGGAGGGACGCCCTGAAGCAGCGGGCGGAACAGAGCATCTCTGAAGAGCccggctgggaggaggaggaaggtaaGAGGCGTTGAGAGGTGAGGGGCAAGTGACACATCTGTGCGGGACACTGTGGGCTGGGCCATGCTCTCTGAAGCCTGGAGAGACTTGGTGCCCATCAGGGAAGAGTAGGGAACAAGCACATTGTATGTGTGAGGATAGGCGGAGCTAACAAGGGGATATTGAACAAGGCTAGTGGAATTCCGATTTAGCTACAGAAATCACATGTGTCAGTTGGTGTAGATTCCCCTGCCAGCCCATGAACCAGCTGCCGCTTAGTCACTGGGGAGCTTCTTGAAAATCCAGATTCCTTTCCCCACCTTCTAAAGAAGACTGTAAAGATGTGGCCAGACATGTATTTTAAACAAGCTCCCTGGTAATACtaatgcccaggctggtttgggaACCACTGAATTAGGGAGGGAGCTGAGCATCTTCTACCTGTAGCTCAGCTTAGAACAGCATGTTGAAGCCTTCTGGATGATATAATATTAACGCATTTCTTGTTTACACCATATGTCCAGGCTGCCCTAAGAGCTCTACACAGAGTCCTTACCACAACCCCGTTACCCCTCTTAAGGATAAAAGTAAGTTAAGAGTAAGTTAAAAGTTAGGTGGCTTGCCCAATCATACACCTAGGATGTAGCAGAGCCCAACCTGAACCCAAAACTGCCTCACTTCTGAGCCTTGGCTTTCTAATCCGTAACAGCCCCTTGGACTGCATTGCTGGAAGCCCACCAGGCATTAGGCCCCAGGGCTAAACAGGACTTTGACTAGCAGGGAGTGTCTGCAGAAGCGTTGTCATGGCGAAGGGGTGAGCTAAATGACActattgagtctttttttttttttttcgttttgaggcagagtctcactctgtcgtccaggctggagtgcagtggtgcaatctccgcccactgcaaccaccacctcctgggttcaagcgattctcctgcctcagcctcccgagtagctgggattacagacatgtgccaccacacccagctaatattttttgtatttttagtagagatggggtttcaccgtgttggccaggctggtctcaaaaactcctgacctcaggtgatccaccacctcatcctcccaaagtgctgggattacaggtgtgagccaccatgcccggcttgagTCTTGATCAGAGTAAACTTTGGCAGGAACTTGAGAGCTCCAAGGTTGTCTTATGGCTGGCCAAGTTACATTTCCCTCTtgcccctccctttctctctctacaGAGGAGCTCATGGGCATTTCACCCACATCTCCAAAAGAGGCAAAGGTTCCTGTGGCCAAAACTTCTACATTCCCTGAAGGAGGACCTGGTCCCCAGAGCCCCTGTGAAGAGAATCTGGTGACTTCAGTTGAGCCCCCAGCAGAGGTGACTCCATCAGAGAGCAGTGAGAGCATCTCCCTCGTGACACAGATCGCCAACCCGGCCACTGCACCTGAGGCACGAGTGCTGCCCAAGGACCTGTCCCAAAAGCTGCTAGAGGCCTCTTTGGAGGAACAGGGCCTGGCTGTGGATGTGGGCGAGACTGGACCCCCACCCCCTATTCACTCCAAGCCCCTAACCCCTGCTGGCCACCCCAGCGGCCCAGAGCCCAGGCCTCCAGCCAGAGTAGAGACTCTGAGGGAGGAGGCGCCCACAGACTTACGGGTGTTTGAGCTGAACTCGGACAGTGGGAAGTCTACACCCTCCAACAATGGAAAGAAAGGTAGGTCTGGAGGTCCAAGCCCAGAGGGTTGTGTGGGGTCAGGGCCAACTCCCGAGGCAGATTTGTCTCCTTGTCCCTTCTTAGGATACTATGAGCAGATTTTTTTCGTTTCTGATAATGATGACAGCTGCTATATATTGACTGTTTGCTAACATATTTCATTAATTCTAAGTTGCACATAATCTCAGAAATAAGAATGCATCTTCAATTGTTGGCATCTTAAGAGTCAACAAAACAAGTTTGATGCCAGATCCCATGCTAAATATGTTATATGGCACCTAATTTCTCActattattgtcctcattttccaaatgaagaaagtgaggcCCAAAAAtattaggtaacttgcccaagttcacatggCCAGGAGGCCCAGATTCAGAACCAGGGCTGTCTGACTCAAGCCCATGCCCTTAACTAGCACACTGTGCCAATTTCTATCTTTTTGGACAATTTAACCTTACCCTGGCTTGGGAATCCCAGTGACGTTGATGTTAAGGGTCTTCTTCCTGTGTAACCTTAGGAAAGTCATTCAGCTTCCCCAAGCcttcattattataaaatatataaacaaaactcATACCTacagtttaaagaagaaataatgaacaCCCATGAACTTACAGTGACCCAGCTTGAATAATGGAGCTTCAGTTTCTTATCTGTATAATGGAATTTTAGACTGGAGACTCTGAGTTTATGTCAAAGAGCAACCTCTGTAACTGCAGGAATTAAAGGACAAGGATAGCCTTGGTGTCAGCCTTTTTGCCACATCCAAAATACCACTTCAGGGATGGCTGATTATCACTAAGAACCCCCACCCAGCCCCCCACCACCTGCACACTTcacacacacatcctcctgtCTTTGCTAACACTCAGCACCAGCCACAGCCACAAAGCTTGCCCAGCAGGTAAGGCCTGGCCTGCTGGTGCAGTAAGGGACTGGTTTGCCACAGTGGATGGGAAAtggaccccaccccacccctaacCTATTCCCTGATGGAAACCATGGAGTTTCCAGTCTCCAGCCCAGTGCCTCCCTTCTGACTCTGATCAGTGAGGTCATCCATTGGGCTCctacctgtttgttttttttttttttttgaggcagagtctcactctcgcctaggctggagtgcagtggcgcgatctcggctcactgcaacctccgcctcccaggttcgcgccattctcctgcctcagcctcccgagtagctgggactacaggcgcatgctgccacgcccggctaattttttgtatttttagtagagatggggtttcactgtgttagccaggatggtctcgatctcctgaccttgtgatctgcctgccttggccttccaaagtgctgtgattacaggcgtgagccaccgtgcccggcctgagcgCCTACCTGTTCTTCATGAGACACTGAGTGGGAGAGGGGCAGAAGCCCCAGCCTTTGTGAGGAAGCATAAAGCAGGATGGGCCAGTCTGGTACTGGAGGAGttcagagaaagaaggaatctcTGGACATCTGCAGTGCTTCGCTGAGGAGACAAGCCTTGTATAGGAGAGTTGGCGAGTTTGGGGCAGGTGCAGGGGAGTGGTAGTCTAAGCTGAGGAGGCCTACAAAGACCAGCTAGCAAAGGGCATGGGGCATGTTTAAGGGGCGTTGACCTAAACCCACTCTTCTGTATTCTCTCCCAGGAGAAGGAGGTACAAGAAGTGTGAGTGGGTTGACTCAGAAATAGAACTTCAGAATTTAAAACCTTAAGCTGGATTCAGAAGGTTGGCCTTGGGGCCATAAAGCAGCAGAGCATGGATGCTAAGGGTGTGGGTTCTGGAGTTCAGACAgttttgggttcaaatcccaactttGTTCATAAGTGATGTGACTTCAGAAAGATTACTAATCTTCTCTAAGCCTTTGTTTGCTCCTCAATAAACGGGATAATTGTTTCATGATAGATCCTCAGTCAGAGCAGAATTAAGCAGAGCCCTGCTTTGGGGAAATGGTAATAGAGGTAACATTCTCTGAGCACTTTCTGTGTGTCTAGATCTGTGCTAAGCACTTGATATGCATATTACTCAATCCTTACAAAAGCCCTGTGAGATCTGTGTACTTTTTCTCATACTTCTAGTGGTAGGAACCTGAGATCAGTGACCCACCCAGTAAATATTTCAGACAGTGTGAAATAGTCCTGTAGAAGAGGGAAGAGTAGGTGATGGGCCTGACAGGTGTAATAGGGTTGCTGGGTGGATGGTCCCAGGGCCCATTGAGGTTGTGATTGTAGATTTTAAGTGAGACCATgaacctgttttatttttgttcagcCACATTCAGTTGCTCAGGTGCAGGAACAGAGCAGATGGGGAGTTGGATCTAATTAGGTTCAAGTTTAGCCAGGTAAAATCAGTggatgaaaagaagaaagtccgctgggcatggtggctcacacctataattgcAGTACTTAAgggaggcgaggcaggtggatcacttgagcccaggagtttaagaccagccctggcattgtggtgaaaccccatctctacagaaaatacaaaaaattagccagatgtggtggcacgtgcctgtagtcccagctactcgggaggctgaggtgggaggatcacctgagtggggaggttgaggctgcagtgagttgagatgactgcactgccctccagcctgggtgacagaactgagaccctgtctcaaaaaaatggaaagaaaagaaagtatatgCAAGAAGTGATAAGAGTGATGCCTCATGGAATCTGAGCTGAGTAAGGGAGAGAATGAGGGATAGTGAAACAGTTGGAGGGTTACAAATTATAGGTTTCATTTGGAATTGGGCTACAAAGGGTGATCAGAAAAAATCAGTAGTGGTTGGAGACTGGATGGAATTGAAATTATAGGAGAGGTAAACATAAGCTCTTAACCACTCTGCTATGCTGCCTCTGCTGCCCTCAGGGCCTGTGAAAGGAGAGGCTGAGGATGTGCTACAGAGGACCCACAAGAAACAACTGTAGTCAGATGGGAGGAAGCCAGAGTCTTGGACTAGGCTGGAACAGTGGGAACACAGTAGAGGAAATAAATCTTAAAAGGAAGAATGGGGGCTTGGAGACAAAGTGACTCCTTTTTCCTATTGGGCCGACGTCCTAGGGTGACATAAGGCTTGGTCTCTGGGTATAGCAGAGTCTCTTGGGGTACCCTAGCCAAAGGGTTTTACTGGGTCCCAGGGTGATCCCTGTCATTGCAGAGCTGCTTTCCACCTACGTTTTGTCACAGGATTCGTCTGTTCTGAGAGACTGGACTTCTTTCtgcagaggaggggaggagagattGGGGCAGGCCTGTGGCCTGGAAGGAGCCTGGAGGTTAAGACCTCCCTTCATGACTGTGTGACCTAAGAGCAGTTTTGCCTCTATTTCTTAACTGGGGAAGCAGAGAGCCaattaaacagaataaaatgagCTGTGAGTGACAGCACTACAAAGTTAGCAATCACCTGAAAACTTCCATTTTCAAAACCAAACCAGTAGAACTCCATCCTGAAGTCTTAAATTGTAGCATAGGCCACCTCTCTGCCACATGCACATTGTAATGGAGATCTTATTGCTCTCCTTGTGTGACAGGATAGGACGGTGGAAGGAGGCAGATGGCAGAGAGAGCCCAGCTTCACAGCTCCCTGCGCCACCTGaagccttcatttcctcatctatatacTGGGACTGTTACTACTCACCCAAGAGGTAGATGTGGAATATTCCAGAAATGTTAGTGGATACTCTGTTCTCTACCCCTGAAAGGGTCTGCCTTAGCATTTACGCCTGAAGAGACGGTTTCAGGTCCCTAGAGGGCAACCTGAGGTTAGGGAAAGCTGTCATGGCCACAACCAAAACCCTGAAGTGAGGAAGCAGCCAAGAGTCCGGCTAACCCACAGGAAGCCTGTGGTGACAGCCAGATGAATGTCACCTAAGTGTCCTGAAGGCACAGAGAGATGTAGGTGCAGAGTCAGAAGAACTGGGTCTTGGCTGCC
This portion of the Pongo abelii isolate AG06213 chromosome 1, NHGRI_mPonAbe1-v2.0_pri, whole genome shotgun sequence genome encodes:
- the BSDC1 gene encoding BSD domain-containing protein 1 isoform X5: MAEGEDVGWWRSWLQQSYQAVKEKSSEALEFMKRDLTEFTQVVQHDTACTIAATASVVKEKLVIAACSRGACFLCPFSIQTEGSSGATEKMKKGLSDFLGVISDTFAPSPDKTIDCDVITLMGTPSGTAEPYDGTKARLYSLQSDPATYCNEPDGPPELFDAWLSQFCLEEKKGEISELLVGSPSIRALYTKMVPAAVSHSEFWHRYFYKVHQLEQEQARRDALKQRAEQSISEEPGWEEEEEELMGISPTSPKEAKVPVAKTSTFPEGGPGPQSPCEENLVTSVEPPAEVTPSESSESISLVTQIANPATAPEARVLPKDLSQKLLEASLEEQGLAVDVGETGPPPPIHSKPLTPAGHPSGPEPRPPARVETLREEAPTDLRVFELNSDSGKSTPSNNGKKGSSTDISEDWEKDFDLDMTEEEVQMALSKVDASGELEDVEWEDWE
- the BSDC1 gene encoding BSD domain-containing protein 1 isoform X3; this translates as MAEGEDVGWWRSWLQQSYQAVKEKSSEALEFMKRDLTEFTQVVQHDTACTIAATASVVKEKLVTEGSSGATEKMKKGLSDFLGVISDTFAPSPDKTIDCDVITLMGTPSGTAEPYDGTKARLYSLQSDPATYCNEPDGPPELFDAWLSQFCLEEKKGEISELLVGSPSIRALYTKMVPAAVSHSEFWHRYFYKVHQLEQEQARRDALKQRAEQSISEEPGWEEEEEELMGISPTSPKEAKVPVAKTSTFPEGGPGPQSPCEENLVTSVEPPAEVTPSESSESISLVTQIANPATAPEARVLPKDLSQKLLEASLEEQGLAVDVGETGPPPPIHSKPLTPAGHPSGPEPRPPARVETLREEAPTDLRVFELNSDSGKSTPSNNGKKGSSTDISEDWEKDFDLDMTEEEVQMALSKVDASGEVSGPGGSEGSEPNGPGCESSPQPAQLSPQEGPCSCLR
- the BSDC1 gene encoding BSD domain-containing protein 1 isoform X2 encodes the protein MAEGEDVGWWRSWLQQSYQAVKEKSSEALEFMKRDLTEFTQVVQHDTACTIAATASVVKEKLVIAACSRGACFLCPFSIQTEGSSGATEKMKKGLSDFLGVISDTFAPSPDKTIDCDVITLMGTPSGTAEPYDGTKARLYSLQSDPATYCNEPDGPPELFDAWLSQFCLEEKKGEISELLVGSPSIRALYTKMVPAAVSHSEFWHRYFYKVHQLEQEQARRDALKQRAEQSISEEPGWEEEEGCPKSSTQSPYHNPVTPLKDKKELMGISPTSPKEAKVPVAKTSTFPEGGPGPQSPCEENLVTSVEPPAEVTPSESSESISLVTQIANPATAPEARVLPKDLSQKLLEASLEEQGLAVDVGETGPPPPIHSKPLTPAGHPSGPEPRPPARVETLREEAPTDLRVFELNSDSGKSTPSNNGKKGSSTDISEDWEKDFDLDMTEEEVQMALSKVDASGELEDVEWEDWE
- the BSDC1 gene encoding BSD domain-containing protein 1 isoform X6: MAEGEDVGWWRSWLQQSYQAVKEKSSEALEFMKRDLTEFTQVVQHDTACTIAATASVVKEKLVTEGSSGATEKMKKGLSDFLGVISDTFAPSPDKTIDCDVITLMGTPSGTAEPYDGTKARLYSLQSDPATYCNEPDGPPELFDAWLSQFCLEEKKGEISELLVGSPSIRALYTKMVPAAVSHSEFWHRYFYKVHQLEQEQARRDALKQRAEQSISEEPGWEEEEEELMGISPTSPKEAKVPVAKTSTFPEGGPGPQSPCEENLVTSVEPPAEVTPSESSESISLVTQIANPATAPEARVLPKDLSQKLLEASLEEQGLAVDVGETGPPPPIHSKPLTPAGHPSGPEPRPPARVETLREEAPTDLRVFELNSDSGKSTPSNNGKKGSSTDISEDWEKDFDLDMTEEEVQMALSKVDASGELEDVEWEDWE
- the BSDC1 gene encoding BSD domain-containing protein 1 isoform X4, producing the protein MAEGEDVGWWRSWLQQSYQAVKEKSSEALEFMKRDLTEFTQVVQHDTACTIAATASVVKEKLVTEGSSGATEKMKKGLSDFLGVISDTFAPSPDKTIDCDVITLMGTPSGTAEPYDGTKARLYSLQSDPATYCNEPDGPPELFDAWLSQFCLEEKKGEISELLVGSPSIRALYTKMVPAAVSHSEFWHRYFYKVHQLEQEQARRDALKQRAEQSISEEPGWEEEEGCPKSSTQSPYHNPVTPLKDKKELMGISPTSPKEAKVPVAKTSTFPEGGPGPQSPCEENLVTSVEPPAEVTPSESSESISLVTQIANPATAPEARVLPKDLSQKLLEASLEEQGLAVDVGETGPPPPIHSKPLTPAGHPSGPEPRPPARVETLREEAPTDLRVFELNSDSGKSTPSNNGKKGSSTDISEDWEKDFDLDMTEEEVQMALSKVDASGELEDVEWEDWE
- the BSDC1 gene encoding BSD domain-containing protein 1 isoform X1, yielding MAEGEDVGWWRSWLQQSYQAVKEKSSEALEFMKRDLTEFTQVVQHDTACTIAATASVVKEKLVIAACSRGACFLCPFSIQTEGSSGATEKMKKGLSDFLGVISDTFAPSPDKTIDCDVITLMGTPSGTAEPYDGTKARLYSLQSDPATYCNEPDGPPELFDAWLSQFCLEEKKGEISELLVGSPSIRALYTKMVPAAVSHSEFWHRYFYKVHQLEQEQARRDALKQRAEQSISEEPGWEEEEEELMGISPTSPKEAKVPVAKTSTFPEGGPGPQSPCEENLVTSVEPPAEVTPSESSESISLVTQIANPATAPEARVLPKDLSQKLLEASLEEQGLAVDVGETGPPPPIHSKPLTPAGHPSGPEPRPPARVETLREEAPTDLRVFELNSDSGKSTPSNNGKKGSSTDISEDWEKDFDLDMTEEEVQMALSKVDASGEVSGPGGSEGSEPNGPGCESSPQPAQLSPQEGPCSCLR
- the BSDC1 gene encoding BSD domain-containing protein 1 isoform X7 — translated: MKRDLTEFTQVVQHDTACTIAATASVVKEKLVTEGSSGATEKMKKGLSDFLGVISDTFAPSPDKTIDCDVITLMGTPSGTAEPYDGTKARLYSLQSDPATYCNEPDGPPELFDAWLSQFCLEEKKGEISELLVGSPSIRALYTKMVPAAVSHSEFWHRYFYKVHQLEQEQARRDALKQRAEQSISEEPGWEEEEEELMGISPTSPKEAKVPVAKTSTFPEGGPGPQSPCEENLVTSVEPPAEVTPSESSESISLVTQIANPATAPEARVLPKDLSQKLLEASLEEQGLAVDVGETGPPPPIHSKPLTPAGHPSGPEPRPPARVETLREEAPTDLRVFELNSDSGKSTPSNNGKKGSSTDISEDWEKDFDLDMTEEEVQMALSKVDASGEVSGPGGSEGSEPNGPGCESSPQPAQLSPQEGPCSCLR
- the BSDC1 gene encoding BSD domain-containing protein 1 isoform X8; amino-acid sequence: MKRDLTEFTQVVQHDTACTIAATASVVKEKLVTEGSSGATEKMKKGLSDFLGVISDTFAPSPDKTIDCDVITLMGTPSGTAEPYDGTKARLYSLQSDPATYCNEPDGPPELFDAWLSQFCLEEKKGEISELLVGSPSIRALYTKMVPAAVSHSEFWHRYFYKVHQLEQEQARRDALKQRAEQSISEEPGWEEEEEELMGISPTSPKEAKVPVAKTSTFPEGGPGPQSPCEENLVTSVEPPAEVTPSESSESISLVTQIANPATAPEARVLPKDLSQKLLEASLEEQGLAVDVGETGPPPPIHSKPLTPAGHPSGPEPRPPARVETLREEAPTDLRVFELNSDSGKSTPSNNGKKGSSTDISEDWEKDFDLDMTEEEVQMALSKVDASGELEDVEWEDWE